The following proteins are co-located in the Telopea speciosissima isolate NSW1024214 ecotype Mountain lineage chromosome 9, Tspe_v1, whole genome shotgun sequence genome:
- the LOC122639023 gene encoding uncharacterized protein LOC122639023 produces the protein MSTQMNYAALIKDHVLTSSNYVDWRRNIKLLLSAEGLMSVLDEDEPGFPNEESPDSKPTYKLFRQKNSKAKLLVLSSLKKTIADLVKDMYLTKDMMEELKEMYGREERHAHHQLVTLLHGTKMA, from the coding sequence atgtcaacccaaatgaacTATGCCGCCCTTATCAAAGACCATGTTTTAACCAGCTCTAACTATGTTgattggaggaggaacatcaagttactcctaTCTGCGGAAGGTCTAATGTCTGTCCTGGATGAAGATGAGCCTGGATTCCCTAATGAGGAGAGCCCTGATTCTAAGCCTACCTATAAGTTGTTTCGacagaaaaactctaaggcaaAACTCCTCGTGTTGAGTTCTCTGAAGAAAACCATCGCTGATTTGGTCAAGGATATGTACTTGACCAAGGatatgatggaggagttgaaggagatgtatgggagggAAGAACGtcatgcccatcatcaactggtgacactcctccatgGCACGAAGATGGCTTAA